A part of Anabas testudineus chromosome 9, fAnaTes1.2, whole genome shotgun sequence genomic DNA contains:
- the mrps36 gene encoding 28S ribosomal protein S36, mitochondrial, protein MGSKVSSKMAAPTARVIQAVRPHAPLIKFPKRQDLPRPNVQEALNTLAVNFPQHSAPSSPSAAAPPPLSRPHVPLTPIPGTPDTLASVQLLPARYRRRPLTVDEMDYIQRGGPE, encoded by the exons ATGGGGAGCAAAGTCAGCTCCAAAATGGCAGCTCCCACCGCCAGAGTTATTCAG GCTGTTCGGCCCCACGCTCCTCTGATCAAGTTCCCCAAGAGGCAAGACCTGCCAAGGCCCAATG TCCAGGAGGCGCTGAATACGTTAGCAGTTAACTTTCCACAACACAGTGCTCCCAGTTCACCGTCAGCTGCTGCACCACCTCCATTATCAAGACCTCATGTACCTTTGACCCCAATCCCTGGCACACCAGACACCCTGGCCTCTGTTCAGTTACTCCCTGCAAGATACCGCAGGAGGCCGTTGACAGTGGATGAAATGGACTACATCCAG CGTGGCGGACCAGAGTGA
- the LOC113151378 gene encoding betaine--homocysteine S-methyltransferase 1-like produces the protein MSLQPLKACTVRGPQSCRIMAPTKKGVLERLDAGEIVVGDGGFVFALEKRGYVKAGPWTPEAAAEHPEAVRQLHREFLRAGSNVMQTFTFYASDDKLENRGNKVTFTGAQINEAACDLAREVANEGDALVAGGVSQTPSYLSCKSEKEVKATFKKQLDVFIKKNVDFLIAEYFEHVEEAVWAVEVLKETGKPVAASLCIGPEGDMHGVSPGECAVRLVKAGAQIVGVNCHFDPMTCVKTVKMMKEGVEKAGLKAHYMSQPLAYHTPDCNCQGFIDLPEFPFGLEPRILTRWDMHKYAREAYNAGIRYIGGCCGFEPYHIRAVSEELAHERGFLPAASEKHGSWGAGLEMHTKPWVRARARCEYWENLKPASGRPQCPSMSVPDGWGVTKGHNDLLQQKEATSQDQLKKLFDRSKSH, from the exons ATGTCACTTCAACCTCTCAAAGCCTGCACAGTCAGGGGTCCACAAAGCTGCAGGATCATGGCACCAACAAAGAAG GGAGTCTTGGAGCGTCTTGATGCTGGGGAGATTGTGGTCGGTGATGGAGGATTTGTCTTTGCCTTGGAGAAGAGAGGCTACGTGAAAGCTGGTCCCTGGACCCCTGAAGCTGCTGCCGAGCACCCTGAAGCAG TACGACAGCTGCACAGGGAGTTCCTGAGGGCTGGGTCTAACGTCATGCAGACATTCACCTTCTACGCAAGTGACGACAAACTGGAAAACAGAGGCAACAAAGTCACCTTCACT GGAGCGCAGATCAACGAAGCTGCCTGTGATTTGGCACGTGAGGTTGCCAATGAGGGCGACGCCCTGGTGGCTGGTGGAGTATCTCAGACTCCATCCTACCTGAGTTGTAAGAGTGAAAAGGAAGTGAAGGCTACTTTCAAGAAACAGTTGGATGTGTTCATCAAGAAAAATGTGGATTTCCTAATTGCTGAG TACTTTGAGCATGTTGAAGAGGCCGTGTGGGCTGTGGAGGTGCTGAAGGAGACGGGGAAGCCTGTGGCTGCTTCCCTGTGTATCGGACCAGAGGGAGACATGCACGGTGTCTCACCTGGAGAGTGTGCTGTCAGGCTGGTCAAAGCCG GTGCCCAGATTGTTGGAGTCAATTGCCACTTTGACCCCATGACCTGTGTAAAAACTGTCAAGATGATGAAAGAGGGAGTGGAGAAGGCTGGGTTGAAGGCTCACTACATGTCACAGCCCCTGGCATATCACACCCCTGACTGCAACTGTCAGGGATTCATTGATCTGCCCGAATTCCCCTTCG GTCTGGAGCCAAGGATCCTGACTCGCTGGGACATGCACAAATACGCTAGAGAGGCCTACAATGCTGGCATTCGATACATTGGTGGCTGCTGTGGATTTGAACCTTATCACATCAGGGCTGTCTCAGAGGAACTGGCCCATGAGAGAGGCTTCCTCCCAGCTGCATCAGAGAAACACGGCAGCTGGGGTGCTGGTCTGGAGATGCACACTAAGCCCTGGGTCAGAGCCAG AGCACGTTGTGAATACTGGGAGAACCTGAAGCCAGCCTCTGGTCGTCCCCAGTGTCCTTCCATGTCTGTCCCTGATGGCTGGGGTGTTACTAAGGGCCACAATGATCTCTTGCAGCAGAAAGAGGCAACTTCTCAGGACCAGCTCAAAAAGCTGTTTGACAGGTCAAAGAGCCATTGA
- the LOC113151211 gene encoding LHFPL tetraspan subfamily member 2a protein-like, which translates to MCHVIVTCRSMLWTLLSIIVAFAELIAFMSPDWLLGFPRSDSSVSEPVVDSVEYRPSLGLYSRCLRVGSQGLGVSCGPYAGTFSEVASGFWQAAMLFLAAGTLVLGCVACISIFSLCFQSILKKSIFNICGLLQAIAGLLLMVGLMLYPAGWGSEKVITYCGQEASPFRPAQCSLGWAFYAAIGGTLTTFLCAVLSAQAEIATSSDKVQEEIEEGKSLICLL; encoded by the exons ATGTGTCATGTCATTGTAACATGCCGCTCCATGCTCTGGACACTGCTCAGTATTATAGTGGCCTTTGCTGAGCTCATCGCCTTCATGAGCCCCGATTGGTTACTGGGGTTCCCTCGGTCAGACTCCAGCGTGAGTGAGCCTGTAGTGGACTCTGTGGAGTACCGACCGTCTCTTGGCCTCTACAGCCGCTGCCTCCGTGTTGGGAGCCAGGGACTAGGGGTCAGCTGTGGGCCCTACGCTGGGACATTCTCTGAAGTGGCCAGCGGCTTCTGGCAGGCTGCAATGTTGTTTCTGGCAGCAGGTACATTAGTGCTGGGGTGCGTGGCCTGTATCTCCATCTTCAGCTTGTGTTTTCAGAGCATCCTGAAGAAGAGCATATTCAACATCTGTGGACTGCTCCAGGCAATCGCAG ggctgctgctgatggtggGCCTCATGCTGTACCCTGCTGGTTGGGGTTCGGAGAAAGTGATCACCTACTGCGGTCAGGAGGCCTCGCCCTTCAGACCAGCTCAGTGCTCGCTCGGCTGGGCGTTCTACGCGGCGATAGGAGGAACCCTCACAACgttcctgtgtgctgttttgtctgCACAGGCTGAGATTGCCACCTCCAGCGACAAAGTTCAGGAGGAGATAGAGGAAGGGAAGAGTCTGATCTGCCTACTCTGA